One genomic region from Jilunia laotingensis encodes:
- a CDS encoding amidophosphoribosyltransferase: MGGFFGTVSRVGCVTDLFYGTDYNSHLGTKRGGLATYSEEQGFIRSIHNLESSYFRSKFESDLDKFQGNAGIGIISDTDAQPIVINSHLGRFAIVTVAKIVNLKELEEELLSKNMHFAELSSGNTNQTELIALLIIQGKTFVEGIENVFKHIKGSCSMLLLTDDGIIAARDRWGRTPVVIGKKEGAYAATSESSSFPNLDYEIEKYLGPGEVVHLRADSMVQLRKPDEGMQICSFLWVYYGFPTSCYEGRNVEEVRFTSGLKMGQKDTSEVDCACGIPDSGVGMALGYAEGKGIPYHRAIAKYTPTWPRSFTPSNQAMRSLVAKMKLIPNRAMLDDKRLLFCDDSIVRGTQLRDNVKVLYDYGAKEVHMRIACPPLIYACPFVGFTASKNALELITRQIIKELEGDENKNLDKYATTGSPEYEKMVSIIAERFGLTSLKFNTLETLIEAIGLPKCQVCTHCFDGSSHF, encoded by the coding sequence ATGGGAGGTTTTTTCGGAACAGTCTCGCGTGTAGGCTGTGTGACCGATTTATTCTACGGCACAGATTACAATTCACATTTGGGGACAAAGCGAGGGGGACTTGCTACGTATAGTGAAGAACAAGGCTTCATACGTTCCATACACAATTTGGAAAGTTCGTATTTCCGATCCAAGTTTGAATCCGATCTGGATAAATTTCAAGGAAATGCCGGTATAGGCATCATCAGCGATACGGACGCACAACCTATCGTTATCAATTCTCATCTGGGGCGTTTCGCCATAGTCACTGTTGCCAAAATTGTTAATCTTAAAGAACTTGAAGAAGAACTACTCTCCAAAAACATGCACTTCGCCGAACTTAGTTCGGGTAATACCAATCAGACGGAACTCATCGCATTACTTATCATCCAGGGAAAGACATTCGTAGAGGGTATAGAGAATGTATTCAAGCATATAAAAGGTTCCTGTTCCATGCTGCTGTTGACGGACGATGGCATAATAGCCGCCCGCGACCGGTGGGGGCGTACTCCCGTCGTCATAGGAAAAAAAGAAGGAGCTTATGCTGCCACCAGTGAGTCGAGCAGCTTCCCAAATCTTGACTATGAGATTGAAAAGTATCTTGGACCGGGCGAGGTGGTTCATTTACGAGCCGATAGCATGGTGCAATTGCGCAAACCCGATGAAGGCATGCAGATATGTTCCTTCCTTTGGGTATACTATGGATTTCCCACATCTTGCTATGAAGGTCGTAACGTAGAAGAAGTTCGTTTTACAAGCGGTTTGAAGATGGGACAAAAGGATACTTCGGAGGTGGATTGCGCTTGCGGCATTCCGGATTCGGGTGTCGGCATGGCTTTGGGATATGCTGAAGGCAAAGGGATTCCTTATCATCGGGCGATTGCAAAATATACTCCCACCTGGCCACGCAGTTTTACTCCCAGTAATCAGGCGATGCGTTCCCTGGTGGCTAAGATGAAATTGATTCCCAATCGTGCCATGCTCGATGACAAACGTTTATTGTTTTGTGACGACTCCATTGTTCGCGGAACCCAATTGCGTGACAATGTGAAAGTGCTTTATGATTACGGTGCAAAGGAAGTTCATATGAGGATTGCATGTCCTCCGTTGATTTACGCATGTCCTTTTGTTGGCTTCACTGCATCAAAGAATGCATTGGAATTGATTACTCGTCAGATCATAAAAGAGCTTGAAGGGGATGAAAATAAAAATCTGGATAAATATGCCACTACCGGTTCACCGGAATATGAAAAGATGGTAAGCATTATTGCGGAACGCTTCGGACTCACGTCTTTGAAATTTAATACCCTTGAAACACTGATCGAGGCGATCGGATTGCCTAAATGTCAGGTTTGTACTCATTGTTTTGATGGTAGCAGCCATTTTTAA